The Plasmodium vivax chromosome 13, whole genome shotgun sequence nucleotide sequence CGttgtgacttttttttaatttttcaagtACCTGTCATTTTGCCTCAgcgtaaaaatgtattcaaATTTTGCCAAACTGTGCAACAGCAATGAAGTTGCTATGTTGCTGCGCTGCTGCGTTGCTATGCTGCTATGCTGCTACTCCAACTGCGTGAGCTCTTCTTCCCCAATATGTTGGCGCGTTATATACATACAGCGcttgcgcgggggggaattcgcgcgccaaaaggggaaaaattaaaacaaatggaaaGCAGTTCGCCGTATaggtacatatatgcatatatattcttttcgCGCTTATTACGCAGCCTTCACAAAACTGGCGTAAAAAGTTCGACGAGAAAAATCCTCCACTGCTATGCTTTTAAAGATGGTACATTTTGGGGTTACATCGTTTTTCACATGGCGATGTTGAAAAGCGCAAATTCATTTCAGCTAAGCACAGCGGCTCACGTTTCGCTTTTGCatgttctatattttttgccgcttttggTAAGCTAagttgctatttttttttttttaaaggaattttttttccgagcAGTTGCTTCGTTCAGGGAAATTGTTGTATCTTCCTCGATCAGCACGGCAAAATGTACATACGGCTATATagttatgtatttttttggtaGGCGCGGTTATGGCTTGACGGTTGGTTGGtgccatttcttttttttttttttttttttttttcaaattgggcAAAGGAAGAGTGGGAGAGGCgccaaaaaattgcctcttttttttcgatccGAAGAGAGCCACCACAGGGTATATACAGTACGTACATGCAGCGACGTGAACGTTGCAAAGGCGCATTTGCCACCGCGTCAGTGGAGTGGCAATTTAAATGTATGTACAAGCGCGCTTTGGAAAATTCCCCTTTGATGTTCCTCAGGAAGATGTAttcatgtatatgtacatacatatgtatattgttttttttttttttttccaaaattttcgTTATTTTACCAAAGGGGTCATCGTACGATGTCACCAAGCGCTGCTCAGCGACAAGTTCGCAGATCAACAGTaatgtttttgttttgcgGCGCACAGGTTGACCCACttgccacatttttttttccgctcaAAGGAACGATGGGAATGGGAATGGGGGCCCCGTCCTGATACGTCCACATGAACGCATCGTCACGCGCTGACCCTGACGGGTGTCCGCTcagtgaaaagaaaaaaattatgcaggTATAAAGTGCAGCTTTAAAATGCAGATACAAAATGCAAATATAGAATGACAAATGTTAAGCATGAAATAGGAGGTGGGACATATAAGATGGAGGAATTCACCCTGCATACGTCCCACCAGTGGCGCGAAAAACAAGTCGCCCTGGAAAACGCAAGGAGGGCAAACCACACCCCTTCAGGCAAACGTGTCCTACGCGTAAAGGCGCAATTTTGAACGGAAGCGGAAATCAggccaataaaaaaaagagaacgCCTGAATTGAgctaaaataattttttccttaagcAGGGAGGAGAATAGACTAAATTTTATGCTCTGGTAGGTTCctcatttttccatttttctgttgAAACGACCATGTTGTGAGGGCTCTCCGTTTGGTCATTTTTTCGAACGAAAAAACGTTTCATCTTTGATTGTGCGGAAAATTGCCGTGTGTGGTTCGTTtgttgtcccttttttgaggGCACcccaaaaatgtggaaaggCCTCGAAAAGGGAGTTCATCACAaaaggtgagaaaaaaaaaaaaaaaaaacacatttggTAGTTTCACCGTTGCGCCTTTTCGGTTAAATAATTCGCTCCACATTTTGTGAGGAGGTTTActaagagggaaaaaaaagcggggcGGAAGAATACCCCGTAGGTGGCCTCCTCATTTCGTACAAGGGAAAAGaatcattttataaatttaagaTGGGCAACGAGATGGGTGGTGACGTAGCTTCATCTGAGCGTCGCTGTATGGGAAAACTTCGCGTAATGTCAGCGCGCAGTTGTCATGAAGTACAGGGTGCAGCACCAGCAGGAGAAGcggcagcagcggcagcacCACGGAGGGAGATAGGCACCTCGAGTGGGTGTAAAACCCTGTTGTCTGGGACCCGTCCTACGACCTCCTACGAGTGGGTCGAAAACGTTAAAGAGCGGCTGCGCCTAGCGGACGAATGGGACTCAACCCCGTTCTGCGTAGAGCCCGTGAATTCATCGACAGCGGACCCAAGAGACAGGTCGACGAGGCCCCCTTGATTTGATAAGACCCCAGAGTGTATGGCCGCCTTACATAGGGTAGAAGAAGGAGCGTATACATTTGTGCCCCAAATTTTGCCCTCCATTTTGTCACACCCTGATGGACACATGATTGTTCGTTTGGTTCCAACCGGtaagtttaaaaataagtgtCCGTTGGAAGAGCAGGTAAGAATGTTATCGTCATTTTCGGGGAATACAGAAAAGGATCTTAATTGAGATTGCCTTTCCGATTTTGAAACAATCCCCAAGTGCCCCCTGGCTGCCTTATATTCAAATAACCCATTGACAATTCTCATAATGAAGGAGTTATTTtcatctccattttttctgttaGGTCTGTACACCCCGGCATGTATGGCTGCTTTGCATATGGAGGAGTCTGGGGTATAGTAGTTGTTGCTTCCCTTTACAATAAGCTTCGATTTGGTGCAGTCATCCGAGCAGTGAACCAAAAACTGGGACCCGATTTTTCCATCAAATTGGTGAGACAGGAGGTCATCTTGGCAGGATAAATTGATTTGCTCTCCATTTATTTGAAGTTCCTTATTGATGATACTTTTGGGTTTACACGGGGTTGTGCATTGCCTTCCATCGACCGTTTTTCTGTTGCTTCcacgttttttcttcccccttttgttttttccacccccgtTGTAGTTCCCATCGCTGCCTCGGCTGAGGTAATCCAAGGAGAGAGCAGCACTTGCCGACTGCCTAATTTCATCGTCGGCTAAAACAAACTTGTATACCTCAACGAGGTGGATGCTTCCGATGAAATAATCCGTCGTGGTTTGGTTGGACCTTCCAATGATTAAATCTCCATTGAGGGTAAAGTCATATTTGGCCTTCTCCAGGGTGAGTTCCTTCCCGTTTATGTAGAGGGTGACACCTTTGTTCGTTTTGTTAAACGCCACTGCGAGGTGGTACGTTTGTCCGAGGACTGGCTTGAATTTGGTCTTTATCAAATGAGGGTTACAGTTTTGCTCAATTATTAGCTCGTTTTCTTCGTTCACCGAGATGGAGATTCCGTCACACAGGCTGTGAGAGAGTAGGGTCCTCCAGttgcctcctcctccgctcAAAGTGAAATAAATGATGAAGGTAAAATTGGACAAGCTTTTAATATACTTTTCGTTCGGCAAATTGGTGCAGTTTACGAAATCTGTTTCTTTTCCGTTAAATCCGTGGAAGCCTGTCGGGGGTGTCCACTGGAATGTTGGCTGAGTGCCCAGCCCTCTTGCGGGGAGGTGCCCGTTTGGTAGCTTCGCAATTGGGGGGGCAACGAGCGAGTCGTTTCCTCGTTCATCACTTAAGTCGTCTCCATTTGAAGACTCCCCTGCTGCATTCCCTCCTTCATATTTGCGGTTACTCTTTCGTTCCTCCTGAATGATGGACCTCGTGGGGATGCTGACGCTGAAACTTTTGGACGTGCCAGTAAACCCGTGCGACTCCACATCGTTTCGCTTCGTGCCGAGGAAGCTGTGGTGCTTGTGAGAGATGATGAGGACGAGGTCATCCGCGACGTTGCTTGAGAGCACCCCCGCGTGAATGGCCGCTTTGCATATGGGCGAGTCGAAGGTGTATAAGAACGTTCCTTTTATGACGCCCACTTCTTCGTTACACTTTTCCGGGCAGCTAGCCAAGAAAACGTCTCCCACTTGGGCGGAGCTCAGATCTGCTATGGACACGACTTTGTCGAAACAGGTTAACTCGATTTTGCGTGGGAAGtcctttttctccaaatttaGGAAATTCTTCTTAAGTCCTCCAGTTGTGCTTACAGAGTGGGAGTTATGTCCCCCCACTTGGCTACCCCCCCCGTATGCGTATTCTTCATCTTCCCCGCCTGAACAGCCGATGACGAGATCTTCATCATGCGAGCAGTAAATATCCTCGTGCGTTTCGTGGGGACAACTTTGGAGGGACTTTTCATCCCCTTTACACTTGACATTTACcgcatttattttgtctGCATCATGTCCGCATAAATTCTCCCCCGCGATATTTGTACATAGGTGGTGGGAGAAGCCGTTTCCCTTTAGTCCTGTGTAGCCCAATTCTCTGCAGGCgattttctctccttctttCACCCATCCTTCTGAGCACACAGACCCGAATGATCCATTGTAAAACATTTCTAATCTTCCAATTCCGTTGGTAGTAGGCGCTCCAGTTGCATCGACCAATCTGATCATCCCGTCGGTAACTAACTCGGTGTTGCTCCCCTGATTTAGGCACTGAATGATGACATCATCGTGGTGGTCTACACAATGGGAGGAGTCATCTGCGTTGCATTGTAGTAGGTTTTTCTCATTTCCAGAGCAGACCATGCCAGCACTACTGAATGGGTATTTATAGCCTGCACAATAATTTCGTCCATTTAGGTTGAAGCACATCTGCTTAATGTACAGCCCATTGGGGAAGCCTAAATCTGCACAGGCCCGTTTAGCACTATCATCGGAGAAGGTGAAATTGGGTCCTTTTTTACATACCGTTCCCCATGTGTTGTCGCTCCGTCTAATTTCTAACCTCCCCAAGGATGAGAGTTTTCCAAATGAATCTACAATTCGGACGTTACTCTTGACGTCATCGATTGATTCTAGGCGGTAGGTGTAGAAGGAGAAATTGGGTTCATCCGCTTTGGTAATAAAGTCAATCGCTTCGATCTGATTTGTCTTTTCCCTAACAGCATGGTACTGATTCAAGTCGTTTCCAACGGTGACTATGATGGACCCTCCACTGGGGGTTAACGCCCCGTCGTGAATGGCAGATGTGCAGATAGCTGTAGAGGAAGGATGAATGGAGGAACCTTCTACGGAAGAGAGTTCTGCATTTTGGCAATTCTGTGGACATCTCACTTTGAATATTTGCACCTTACTTTGTAACGCTTGAGGTAGGTTGGCCATATTAATTAAGTCGTTTCCCCTGATGTGGCAGTCGATATCTTTTGCTGCCCCTCCATCTACACTTTGGTCTGCCCTTATATTAACCCTCACCGTTTTTTCGTAGGGGTGCCCAATCCAACTCTTAACGTTGAACACGTAAAGCTTATTGTCACTTTTgattttcacaaaatcgcAGTACCAGGGGTCGTCCCTACTAGCGTTATTGGTCAGTATGATATCTTCTAAGGTCCCCACATCTGATGCttggaattttattttcttcagcACTCCAGATGTGAATCCTTCGTGTAGCACTTTGGTATTGCTCCGTTTGTCATTTCCTAGGAGGACAATTTCGACCGTCCCACTCGTTCCTGCTTGGACGTCTTTCCCCGTTTGGACAAATGctgtgtatattttatttcccgaGAGGAAGTAAGTCCCTTCTGAgttcttttcatttaacaAACCGGTGCAATCAAAAACCCAGTACTTGTAATCTTTCCatatggtaatttttttgcacttccaattttttttggctgaatttaattttacgtGTACATGCTCGGGACTTCCCACATCAGTTGTGACTGCAAATGTTTTGCTTAACAgaccttcttcttcacttccgATGATGATTTCTTTCGTCTTCAGTCCATACCCGTTGGACATGACTAGGGAGACGTTAGCGTACAGATCTACATCGCTGGAGATTACGGGAGTTGTGTGAATCATGTACTTGGCAATATTTTCCGTTTCGCCCTGGCACTCTGCGTAGTCCGCCTTTCCAAATTCGAATTTCGCTTTGCACCATTCTTTGGCATGGGTcgtcaggggggggagcagttGGAAGAGCAGCTGCAGGACCAGCAGGGTTGTCAGGCACTTGGGGGTTACCATTTTGTGGGGGCAACAGATATGCCTGTTTCGTTACGCTGTTTTTGGAGATGACGTTTACGTTCTATTGTGAGCGCGCGTGAGGGGGGCAGTCAAAATTGAGGGATATCTGCccagacaaaaaaaaggggctctGCGCAGGTGTTGCGGGAGAGAGCTGCGAGGGTTTGTTTTGAGCCAAagggtacaaaaaaaaaaaaaaaaaaaaaaaagacgtgGAGATGAACCACTGAACAATATCGCTATCCGCTCATACCAATAGTTAATCGCAAACATGTAGAGCCGAACGGGAAGAAACGCCTTTTACATTTCGTTGTGTCAACTCGTTTGCAGTCCATTCACACGCCGATCGGCTGGACGTGCATAACATACACGGTGTTTTGTCAGCTGTGGGGGGCGGCGAAAAGAGGCCTCGCCCGGTTATAGCCGCGCGTGTTGACAAAGGGCGGAAATATTTTCAGCCTTTATTGTTTaaaacaagcaaaaaaaacaaaaaaacaaagtagGAAAGAGGCAGGTACCGCTTTGGGCAACATAGAAGCTGTGACTTTCCCTTGGGGTGATAGCTAAATGCACAAAACTGTCGTGGTGGACAGGGGACATTTTTTCGGATGTGGCTTCTCTGCAGACTTGCGCTGGGTGTGAAGTTTGACGAActttacaaaattgaaaatgaaatgGGGGTCGCCTATCATCATGCAATTGCACACAATTATGCGTATGCTCAATTTGGCTCTTGTGTAGGacgcaaaaatggtaaaaatggcaaaaggggATGCCGCCTCTGTGTTGGTAATGCCTCTGAGATCGCAGACGTGcggtgtacatacatatgtcagtttttttttttttttttcttttttttgcacacactgCCTTTTTAAGCCTGTTTAGAGTGGTACCCAATGCGTGACGGGTTAGTAAAGAGGAACCTCCTGGTGAGGAGGCAACGGATCTGCGGAAGCCAAACGGTGGGGACGCTCCTCCCCTGTGTGAACACCAAACTGATGCAACACAAGAGAGAAGCACGAcggttaaaaggaaaaaaaaaaaacgcttctacacatgtgcacacttCTTCGCGAAAGGGAGCCCCACATGGGCGAATGCAACTAATTGAGTGGGCCCTCTGCCTCGCTATGCatcttcacaaaaaaataaaaggaggTAACTCATTGTGCCAATAATGGCGCGTTCCGAACTCCTATTGCTtctttcctcattttgggCTCGTAATCTGTGGAAAGTTGGCCAGGTGGGCAGCGTCAATGGTAAGGAGGCGTCTTttcgagtttttttttggggggaccCCCTCCTAGTGCCGCTCGGACAGGGGAGCGAACAGAAGGGGAAGTGCTCCAATGTGACCACATTACCTGCGCAGAGCTGACCGCACGCTGCTTCAATGGAGAGTCCGAAGGAATTCCTAAAAAGTGGggcaaaacaaacaaataaaataaataaagaaaagaagggaaCTTACGCGCTGCCCTCAAAGGTGCCACTTTATGAAGGGGCCAAGTGCCATTTTCGTGGGGAGACAAATTGTCTGCTCCACAGTCCTGCCATTTTGAACCTGTAGAAAAATGATATTCCGTGCTTCTTCAACACTTTCTGCAAATTGTGAGataagggggaggggaaaaaagaagtgctAGTGGGGTATAAAATACACTGAGGGGTGTTGAGATGACGGGGTGACAAATGGGGCTACCTCGAATTGAAGGATTTTATCTTCCTCGTCCACTCTGTGGAAGTTCTCGTCGACGTTTTTtgctgaggggggggggggggcgccgAGGGGGAATATACAAACTCGAAGGGAAGCGCGCAAAGAGGCACAAACGAGTACAAGGACGTACTGCCACGTAGCATAAAAAGTGGCTCTATCACTTTAGCGCATGGAGGGGGCCTCGCGCATCCACAGATGTTACCTTTATTGTAGGGAATTAAACACACATTGTAGAGGTACCTGACGGCGCGGGGGCGCTGGCATATGTGACTGCAAAGCGCCTCTGCATGGTCCTTCGAGTCGTTCACATCCTTAAGGAGGATGTAGCTGATCCATACGCGTCTCCCCGTGCGGGTAATTCTACTGTCTAACAAATCAAGCACCTCGTGGAAAGGAAATAACTTATTGATAGGCACAAGTTGGTCTCTTTCTT carries:
- a CDS encoding multidomain scavenger receptor, putative (encoded by transcript PVX_086080A), with translation MVTPKCLTTLLVLQLLFQLLPPLTTHAKEWCKAKFEFGKADYAECQGETENIAKYMIHTTPVISSDVDLYANVSLVMSNGYGLKTKEIIIGSEEEGLLSKTFAVTTDVGSPEHVHVKLNSAKKNWKCKKITIWKDYKYWVFDCTGLLNEKNSEGTYFLSGNKIYTAFVQTGKDVQAGTSGTVEIVLLGNDKRSNTKVLHEGFTSGVLKKIKFQASDVGTLEDIILTNNASRDDPWYCDFVKIKSDNKLYVFNVKSWIGHPYEKTVRVNIRADQSVDGGAAKDIDCHIRGNDLINMANLPQALQSKVQIFKVRCPQNCQNAELSSVEGSSIHPSSTAICTSAIHDGALTPSGGSIIVTVGNDLNQYHAVREKTNQIEAIDFITKADEPNFSFYTYRLESIDDVKSNVRIVDSFGKLSSLGRLEIRRSDNTWGTVCKKGPNFTFSDDSAKRACADLGFPNGLYIKQMCFNLNGRNYCAGYKYPFSSAGMVCSGNEKNLLQCNADDSSHCVDHHDDVIIQCLNQGSNTELVTDGMIRLVDATGAPTTNGIGRLEMFYNGSFGSVCSEGWVKEGEKIACRELGYTGLKGNGFSHHLCTNIAGENLCGHDADKINAVNVKCKGDEKSLQSCPHETHEDIYCSHDEDLVIGCSGGEDEEYAYGGGSQVGGHNSHSVSTTGGLKKNFLNLEKKDFPRKIELTCFDKVVSIADLSSAQVGDVFLASCPEKCNEEVGVIKGTFLYTFDSPICKAAIHAGVLSSNVADDLVLIISHKHHSFLGTKRNDVESHGFTGTSKSFSVSIPTRSIIQEERKSNRKYEGGNAAGESSNGDDLSDERGNDSLVAPPIAKLPNGHLPARGLGTQPTFQWTPPTGFHGFNGKETDFVNCTNLPNEKYIKSLSNFTFIIYFTLSGGGGNWRTLLSHSLCDGISISVNEENELIIEQNCNPHLIKTKFKPVLGQTYHLAVAFNKTNKGVTLYINGKELTLEKAKYDFTLNGDLIIGRSNQTTTDYFIGSIHLVEVYKFVLADDEIRQSASAALSLDYLSRGSDGNYNGGGKNKRGKKKRGSNRKTVDGRQCTTPCKPKSIINKELQINGEQINLSCQDDLLSHQFDGKIGSQFLVHCSDDCTKSKLIVKGSNNYYTPDSSICKAAIHAGVYRPNRKNGDENNSFIMRIVNGLFEYKAARGHLGIVSKSERQSQLRSFSVFPENDDNILTCSSNGHLFLNLPVGTKRTIMCPSGCDKMEGKIWGTNVYAPSSTLCKAAIHSGVLSNQGGLVDLSLGSAVDEFTGSTQNGVESHSSARRSRSLTFSTHS